The DNA sequence TGGTTCGCGTGAGAGCGTCCATGACCAGACGGTACGCCGCGCCGGGCGGACATCTTGACGGCGCGCGGGCGGACGGCGAAAGTGAGAACCGGAGGGACACGCCGGGAAGGACATCCATGGGAACCCTGATCTACGACGGAGCCGACGGCTTCACCTTCGACGACCGTGTGCTCGCCCACCTTCAGGCGGTGATCGCCTCGAAGCTGCGCCGGCGCGAGGGCTTCCTGCTCATCTGGGCGGACCGCACCGGCGGCACCGAGCCGACCCTCCGCTCGATCTGGCTCGACCCGTCGATCAGCCTCCAGTTCGCCTTCACCCACCCGACGTTCCCCGAGCTCAACCGGGAGTGGCTGGCCATCCTCACCGAGAAGGCCAACGGCAACACCGGTCTGATGCTGGAGGACGCTCTGCGCGCCGAGATCCGGCAGGAAGTCCCCGAGGGGAGCTACCGCGAGTCGCGCGGCAAGAAGCAGGCCGGCTGAGATGGGCAAACTGATCTACGGCGTCGGCCGCGAGTACGAGTTCGACGACAGGACCCTCTCGCACGTCAAGATCGCGCTCGTCACCAAGCTGCGCCGCCACGAGAGCTTCCTGCTGAACTGGGAGGTCCCGGTCGAGCAGGGCGGCGGCCGGATGAGTCTCTGGATCAGCCGCGAGATCCCGCTGGCGTTCGTCTTCAACGGCTCCCGGCCTCCCGCGCTCAACGAACGCTGGATGGAGGCGCTGCTGCAGACCAGCCAGCGCACTGGCGGCATGGTGATCATGCCGGAGGATTCGGTGGAGGGCGGAGGCCCGGTCTAGGGTGGCGCGGGAGCGCTGAGAGGCGGCTCGGCGTCCGCTGCGAAGCACTCTCGCGCGCCCTGAACCGGCCTACCATCGAAGCATGGACAAGGTGGAGGGCCGGCTCGGCACTCGCGCCGAGCGAGCGGCTGAATGGCTGGACGCCAAGCTGCTCCCGGTCCTCGGTCCGCCTCCGCTGGGCCCCTACGGCCAGGAGGCGCCGAGGACGGAAGCCGCGACGTGCCCGCTGTGCGGCCGCCGGATCGACGAGCACGGGACGGAACGCGACCACGGTCATGCGTTCCTGATCTGCCCGTCGCCCGCGCGGACGCAGTTGCAGGTCGAATGAGCGACCGGTATGGAACGCTCGCGGCCCGGCCGTGAGCGTCAGGGGGAGATGCGCGCCGGGCGGGGCGGCGGGGCCAGCAGCAGGGGGATGACGCCGTAGGCGAAGGCGGCGAACGGGACGAGGATCCACGCGCCGAGGACGGCTTGCGTGGGGTCGCCGGCGCGGATCGTCAGCCACGTCGACACCAGCCACTGGGCTGCGGCGATGGCGGAGACGCTCCCGGTCGCGAGCAGGATGAGGCGGCGGGCGAGCGGGTGCGCCTGGGGGAGGAGCGCGGCGGTCGCGCCGATGACGGCGGCGATCGCGGCGACGGCGAACGTCCCGGCGAAGAACTCGTCCGTCGGGGTCGTGCGGTCGGCGGGGCCGGGGGAGGACCAGTGCGTGCCGATCGCGGGCGGGAGGCCGGGGCCCCAGGCAGCGAGGGAGGCGAGCGCGAGGGCGGCGGGGAGGAGCACCGCAGCGGCGGCCGCGAGGCGCCTCGCGTGAGCGGTCGGACGAGACACGGCGTCGGCCCCTCCCTGCCTGAAATATCCCTCAGGAAAACTATCAGCCGCCGCCCCTACGCCGCTCCCGCCCCCGGGCATAGGCTCCCCACATGAGGCACGGTTACGAGTCCCCCGAGGAGCCCGTCGGTCTGAATCCCGTGTTCTCGCGGGCCGGGGAGGCGACCGAGTTCGCGCGCTTCACACTGCCGGAGGGAGAGTCGCTGCCGGACACCGCGTTCCAGGTGGTGCACGACGAGGCGATGCTCGACGGGAACGCGCGGTTGAACCTCGCCACCTTCGTCGGCACCTGGATGGAGGATCAGGCCGGGCGGCTGTACTCCGAGGCGGTGGACAAGAACATCGTCGACAAGGACGAGTACCCGCAGACCGCGGCTATCGAGACGCGGTGCTGGCGGATGCTGGCCGGGCTGTGGAACGCGCCGGCGCCCGAGCAGTCGATCGGCACCTCCACCATCGGGTCTTCTGAGGCCTGCATGCTGGGCGGGCTCGCGCTCAAGCGGCGCTGGCAGCAGCGCAGGCGGGCGGCCGGGCTGTCCACCGAGAAGCCGAACCTCGTGATGAGCGCCGCGGTGCAGGTGTGCTGGGAGAAGTTCTGCAACTACTTCGAGGTCGAGCCGCGGTTCGTGCCGATCTCGCTCGACCACAAGACGCTCGACGGCGTCGGGCTCGACGCGTTCGTGGACGAGAACACGATCGGTGTCGTCGCGATCATGGGCGTCACATACACCGGGATGTACGAGCCGGTGAAGGCGATCAGCGACGCGCTCGACGCGATCCAGGCGAGGACCGGGCTGGACATCCCGATCCACGTCGACGGAGCCTCCGGGGCGATGGTCGCGCCGTTCATCCAACCCGATATCGTCTGGGACTTCCGGCTGGAGCGGGTGGCCTCCATCAACACCTCCGGGCACAAGTACGGGCTCGTCTATCCCGGCATCGGCTGGGTGGTCTGGCGTGACGCCGGCCTGCTGCCGGAGGAGCTGATCTTCAAGGTCAGCTACCTCGGCGGCGAGATGCCGACGTTCGGGATCAACTTCTCCCGGCCGGGCGCGCAGGTGCTGCTGCAGTACTACCAGTTCCTGCGCCTCGGGTTCGACGGCTACACGCGCGTGCAGGCGGCCTCCCGGGACGTCGCCCGCTACCTGGCGGACGAGGTGCGGGCGCTCGACCGCTTCGACATCTGGACGGACGGCAGCGACATCCCGGTCGCGGCGTGGCAGCTGCGGGCCGACCACGACGCGCCGTGGACGCTCTACGACCTGTCGATGCGGCTGCGGACGCGCGGCTGGCTCGTACCCGCCTACCCGATGCCGGAGGCGCTCACCGATGTGACGGTGCAGCGCGCCGTGGTGCGCAATGGGCTCAGCCGCGACCTCGCGGGCGGGCTGGTCGACGCGATCCGGACCAGCGTGCAGGAGCTCGACCAGCTGAAGGCGCCGATGCCGGGGCCGGATCGGGTGGCGTTCCACCACTAACGCCCGCTGTGTGTCACGGCAGCAGCGCGATCTTCCCTCCGGGGTGCCCCTCGGCCAGGAAGCGTAGCGCCTCCGGAGCCTCGGCGAGCGGATACGTGCGTGCGATCGGGACCTGCAGCCGCCCCTCCGCCGCGAGCGCGAGCAGCCGCGGCCGCACCGCGTCGCGGAAGGCGGCGCTCTCCGGCTGTGCGCCGAAAATAGAGTGGAAGCCGTCCTTCCCGGCACGGCCGGAGGCGACGATCGTCACGATCCGGTCGCGGTCCTCCACCAGTTCGAGGGAGACGTCGACCGCCTCGTCCGTGCCGACGGTGTCGAGGGCGGCGGCGATCGGGCCCTGCGCGGCCTCCCGCACCCGGTCGGCGAGGCCGGGGCCGTAGGCGACGGGATGGCCGCCGAAGCGCCGCACGCGGGCGAAGCTGCCCTCGCTCGCGGTGCCGATGACGTGCGCGCCCAGCTCCGCGGCCTGCTGCAGCACGCTCACCCCGACGGCGCCGGACGCGCCGTGGACGAGGATGGTGTCCCCGGCGCCGACGTGCGTCACGTCGAGCATCTGCGCGGCCGTCGCCCCGGCCAGCATCAGGTTGGCCGCCTCCTCGTCCGAGAGCGCGGCCGGCTTGGCGAACACGTCGGACGCCGGGACGGTGACCTCGGTCGCATAGCCGCCCTGGATCCGGAACGCGACCACCGCGTCGCCGGGCTCGCCGCCTCCGGAGGCCAGCTCGGTGTCCGGCCCGAGCTCCACCAGCTCGCCGGCCACCTCGTAGCCGATCGGCACCGGCAGTTCGAGGCCGGGACGCGGGCCGGCGACATGCTTGTAGTCGGCCGGGTTGACGCCCGCGGCGCGCACCCGGATCGTCGCCTCGCCCGGTCCCGGACGCGGGACCTCCCGCTCGGCGAACGTCCACGTGTCGGGGGAACCCCACTGCTCTGCCAACCACACTCGTGCCATGGCGACAGTCAACGCGCGGAGGCTGGGTGCGGGCTCAGACTGTCGCGTCCGTCTTGCCGCGGCCGAACCACGTCGCGCCGCGCCCGACCCACAGCGGCAGGGCGATCGCGACCGCGAGTCCCATCGAGAGGATGCCGGCGACCGGTTGCGTCGTGAGCGCCGTGTAGAGCCCGACGCCGAGGTGGATGACGCTCGCGAGCAGCACGATCACGCGCGCGAGATCCACGCCGCGGAACACGCCGAACCCGACCGCGAGGTACGCGATCGCGACGATCAGGTAGCCGATCGTGGACACCAGGATGTTCCCGGTCTCGCCGGCGGGGAGGACTCCGCGGATCGCCGCGAGGACGATCAGCAGGACACTGAGGATCAGCTCGATCGTGCCGACCAGCCAGCAGAGGACGGCGACCGCCGTGACGACGCCGGGGCGGTCGGCGTTGCGGTCGCGGGCCGCACCGGCGGGGTCCCCGGTGCTCATGACGCCGACACCGAGTCCGACGCCCTGCCGCTGTGCCGGGCGCGGCGCGACCGGGCGGGGGCGAGGCGGAGCACCTGGGCGGTGGAGCTGTCGTCGAGCTCGACCAGGTTGTTGCGCGACTTGATGAAGTCGCTGAACGACCGGTAGCCGAGCGCCTTCTCGCTGAACGACGGGTCCATGCGTTTCATCTGGCTCTTCACCGAGGAGGAGTGCAGCCACTCGGTGTCGTCCTTCTCGTGGCCGAGCTGCATCGCCCGGGCGAGGAGGCGCGTGGCGACGACCTGCGGGTCCTCGGCAGCCTCCTCCTCGTCGGCCTCCGGCTCGGGGGCGGCGGCCTTCCGCTTGCGGGTGGGGCGCTTCGCGGGCTCGGCCGGCTGCTCGGCGACGGCGTCCTCGGCGGAGGTCGCGGCCGAGCGGGCCGCCCGCCCGCGGGACGCGCGTGCTGGGTCGGCTCCGGTCTCCTCGCCGGTCGTCTCCGCGGCGGCGTCGGTCTCGGCGGCCTCGGTCTCGACGGCCTCCGTCTCGGCGGCTTCCGTCTCTGCGGCCTCGTCGCGGGCGATGCCCGGGAGGTCGTCGTAGCTGACGAACTCGTCGCACGCGGCCGCGAGCGAACGGGCCGTCGAGCCCGCGACGCCGATGCCGATC is a window from the Leifsonia shinshuensis genome containing:
- a CDS encoding DUF7882 family protein, which gives rise to MGTLIYDGADGFTFDDRVLAHLQAVIASKLRRREGFLLIWADRTGGTEPTLRSIWLDPSISLQFAFTHPTFPELNREWLAILTEKANGNTGLMLEDALRAEIRQEVPEGSYRESRGKKQAG
- a CDS encoding DUF7882 family protein — its product is MGKLIYGVGREYEFDDRTLSHVKIALVTKLRRHESFLLNWEVPVEQGGGRMSLWISREIPLAFVFNGSRPPALNERWMEALLQTSQRTGGMVIMPEDSVEGGGPV
- a CDS encoding glutamate decarboxylase, giving the protein MRHGYESPEEPVGLNPVFSRAGEATEFARFTLPEGESLPDTAFQVVHDEAMLDGNARLNLATFVGTWMEDQAGRLYSEAVDKNIVDKDEYPQTAAIETRCWRMLAGLWNAPAPEQSIGTSTIGSSEACMLGGLALKRRWQQRRRAAGLSTEKPNLVMSAAVQVCWEKFCNYFEVEPRFVPISLDHKTLDGVGLDAFVDENTIGVVAIMGVTYTGMYEPVKAISDALDAIQARTGLDIPIHVDGASGAMVAPFIQPDIVWDFRLERVASINTSGHKYGLVYPGIGWVVWRDAGLLPEELIFKVSYLGGEMPTFGINFSRPGAQVLLQYYQFLRLGFDGYTRVQAASRDVARYLADEVRALDRFDIWTDGSDIPVAAWQLRADHDAPWTLYDLSMRLRTRGWLVPAYPMPEALTDVTVQRAVVRNGLSRDLAGGLVDAIRTSVQELDQLKAPMPGPDRVAFHH
- a CDS encoding quinone oxidoreductase family protein; amino-acid sequence: MARVWLAEQWGSPDTWTFAEREVPRPGPGEATIRVRAAGVNPADYKHVAGPRPGLELPVPIGYEVAGELVELGPDTELASGGGEPGDAVVAFRIQGGYATEVTVPASDVFAKPAALSDEEAANLMLAGATAAQMLDVTHVGAGDTILVHGASGAVGVSVLQQAAELGAHVIGTASEGSFARVRRFGGHPVAYGPGLADRVREAAQGPIAAALDTVGTDEAVDVSLELVEDRDRIVTIVASGRAGKDGFHSIFGAQPESAAFRDAVRPRLLALAAEGRLQVPIARTYPLAEAPEALRFLAEGHPGGKIALLP
- a CDS encoding NYN domain-containing protein gives rise to the protein MSEPGDGRVAVYIDFDNIVISRYDQVHGRGSFMRDRQKSGTQPKPAFVAKLAEARVDLGAVIDFASSFGTLVLTRAYADWSAAVNAEYRGQLVGRAVDLVQLFPAAAYAKNGADIRLAVDAVEDLFRLPELTHVVIVAGDSDYIPLAQRIKRLGRYVIGIGVAGSTARSLAAACDEFVSYDDLPGIARDEAAETEAAETEAVETEAAETDAAAETTGEETGADPARASRGRAARSAATSAEDAVAEQPAEPAKRPTRKRKAAAPEPEADEEEAAEDPQVVATRLLARAMQLGHEKDDTEWLHSSSVKSQMKRMDPSFSEKALGYRSFSDFIKSRNNLVELDDSSTAQVLRLAPARSRRARHSGRASDSVSAS